A portion of the Rhinolophus sinicus isolate RSC01 linkage group LG03, ASM3656204v1, whole genome shotgun sequence genome contains these proteins:
- the LOC109439888 gene encoding mast cell protease 1A isoform X2, giving the protein MQIEPNVIKSSKQESLQVRRPRGSTSSSDLGRLPEKMQPLLLLMALLLSPMAEAEEIIGGQEAKPHSRPYMAYLKITSSKNKYCGGFLVREDFVLTAAHCLGSSITVILGAHNIKVNESTQQVIPVKTTIPHPKYNNTTHANDIMLLKLEDKAKLNDAVRTIGLPGRRDKVKPGMVCSVAGWGRLGVNTRGPAKLHEVELKIQRDIECVSRFKYYNNAFQICVGDPTKIQSSFKGDSGGPFVCGGKAQGIVSFGKNTGKPPRVYARIKYFLPWIKRTMKRFKLRRPD; this is encoded by the exons ATGCAAATAGAGCCTAACGTGATAAAGTCCTCAAAACAGGAGAGCCTTCAGGTTAGAAGACCAAGAGGCAGCACCAGCAGCTCTGACCTGGGCCGCCTTCCCGAGAAGATGCAGCCACTTCTGCTCCTGATGGCCCTTCTTCTGTCCCCCATGGCAGAGGCAG AGGAAATCATCGGGGGTCAAGAAGCCAAGCCTCATTCTCGTCCCTACATGGCATATCTTAAGATCACATCTTCAAAGAATAAATACTGTGGAGGTTTCCTTGTGCGTGAGGACTTTGTGCTGACAGCAGCTCACTGCCTGGGAAG CTCAATTACTGTCATCCTGGGAGCCCACAACATCAAGGTGAACGAGAGTACCCAGCAGGTCATCCCGGTGAAAACAACCATACCCCAcccaaaatataataataccacGCATGCGAACGACATCATGTTACTGAAG CTGGAGGACAAAGCCAAACTGAATGACGCTGTGAGAACCATTGGTCTGCCTGGGAGAAGAGATAAGGTGAAACCAGGGATGGTGTGCAGTGTGGCCGGCTGGGGGCGCCTGGGTGTGAACACCAGAGGCCCTGCGAAACTGCATGAGGTAGAACTGAAAATCCAGAGAGACATAGAATGTGTTTCTCGCTTCAAATATTACAACAACGCATTCCAGATATGTGTGGGGGACCCGACAAAGATTCAGTCTTCTTTTAAG GGGGACTCTGGGGGCCCCTTTGTATGTGGAGGGAAGGCCCAAGGCATtgtctcctttggaaaaaatactggaaaaccTCCACGAGTCTACGCCAGGATCAAATACTTTTTGCCCTggataaaaagaacaatgaaacgCTTCAAACTGCGGAGACCAGATTGA
- the LOC141570611 gene encoding granzyme B-like isoform X2 codes for MKHYKTRGELDVPELICTSFLSQGPKESTEENQQSNLGSFPGKMWSFLLLLLLAFLLSPRAEAETGKGTLISGATDLSHLLTQSSSSEDNSITVVLGAHNIRVKESTQQVIPVRTPIPHPKYNSTTRVNDIMLLQEDSRGPLVCGQKAQGIVSFGKNTGKPPRVYTRIKYFVPWIKRTMKCFNLRRPD; via the exons ATGAAGCACTACAAAACCAGAGGGGAACTCGACGTCCCTGAGCTGATCTgcacctccttcctctcccagggACCAAAAGAGAGCACGGAGGAAAACCAGCAATCCAATCTGGGCAGCTTTCCTGGGAAGATGTGGTCGTTCCTGCTCCTGCTTCTGTTGGCCTTTCTACTCTCCCCCAGGGCAGAGGCAG AAACCGGGAAGGGAACCCTCATCTCGGGAGCTACAGACTTGAGCCACCTATTAACACAGAGCAGCTCTTCGGAAGACAA CTCAATTACTGTCGTCCTGGGAGCCCACAACATCAGGGTGAAGGAGAGTACCCAGCAGGTCATCCCGGTGAGAACACCCATACCCCACCCAAAATATAACAGTACCACGCGTGTGAACGACATCATGTTACTGCAG GAGGACTCCCGGGGCCCCCTCGTATGTGGACAGAAGGCCCAAGGCATtgtctcctttggaaaaaatactggaaaaccTCCACGAGTCTACACCAGGATCAAATACTTTGTACCATggataaaaagaacaatgaaatgcTTCAATCTGCGGAGACCAGATTGA
- the LOC141570611 gene encoding duodenase-1-like isoform X3, producing MRPSPTPAPTWPTFSLWIRGQRIETGKGTLISGATDLSHLLTQSSSSEDNSITVVLGAHNIRVKESTQQVIPVRTPIPHPKYNSTTRVNDIMLLQCGIFTCPRAMKMATARLSLQSRDHGYIRIPVLCLQLEDKAKLNCAVRIIGLPGRRDEVEPGMVCSVAGWGRLGVNTRGPAKLHEVELEIQRD from the exons ATGAGGCCAAGCCCCACTCCCGCCCCTACATGGCCTACATTCAGTTTGTGGATAAGGGGACAGAGAATAG AAACCGGGAAGGGAACCCTCATCTCGGGAGCTACAGACTTGAGCCACCTATTAACACAGAGCAGCTCTTCGGAAGACAA CTCAATTACTGTCGTCCTGGGAGCCCACAACATCAGGGTGAAGGAGAGTACCCAGCAGGTCATCCCGGTGAGAACACCCATACCCCACCCAAAATATAACAGTACCACGCGTGTGAACGACATCATGTTACTGCAG TGTGGCATCTTTACTTGTCCCAGGGCCATGAAGATGGCAACCGCACGACTGTCGCTGCAGTCTCGGGACCACGGGTACATTAGAATTCCTGTCCTCTGCCTTCAGCTGGAGGACAAAGCCAAACTGAATTGTGCCGTGAGAATCATAGGTCTGCCCGGGAGAAGAGATGAGGTAGAGCCAGGGATGGTGTGCAGTGTGGCCGGCTGGGGGCGCCTGGGTGTGAACACCAGAGGGCCTGCGAAACTGCATGAGGTAGAACTTGAAATCCAGAGAGACTAA
- the LOC141570611 gene encoding duodenase-1-like isoform X1, whose protein sequence is MKHYKTRGELDVPELICTSFLSQGPKESTEENQQSNLGSFPGKMWSFLLLLLLAFLLSPRAEAETGKGTLISGATDLSHLLTQSSSSEDNSITVVLGAHNIRVKESTQQVIPVRTPIPHPKYNSTTRVNDIMLLQCGIFTCPRAMKMATARLSLQSRDHGYIRIPVLCLQLEDKAKLNCAVRIIGLPGRRDEVEPGMVCSVAGWGRLGVNTRGPAKLHEVELEIQRD, encoded by the exons ATGAAGCACTACAAAACCAGAGGGGAACTCGACGTCCCTGAGCTGATCTgcacctccttcctctcccagggACCAAAAGAGAGCACGGAGGAAAACCAGCAATCCAATCTGGGCAGCTTTCCTGGGAAGATGTGGTCGTTCCTGCTCCTGCTTCTGTTGGCCTTTCTACTCTCCCCCAGGGCAGAGGCAG AAACCGGGAAGGGAACCCTCATCTCGGGAGCTACAGACTTGAGCCACCTATTAACACAGAGCAGCTCTTCGGAAGACAA CTCAATTACTGTCGTCCTGGGAGCCCACAACATCAGGGTGAAGGAGAGTACCCAGCAGGTCATCCCGGTGAGAACACCCATACCCCACCCAAAATATAACAGTACCACGCGTGTGAACGACATCATGTTACTGCAG TGTGGCATCTTTACTTGTCCCAGGGCCATGAAGATGGCAACCGCACGACTGTCGCTGCAGTCTCGGGACCACGGGTACATTAGAATTCCTGTCCTCTGCCTTCAGCTGGAGGACAAAGCCAAACTGAATTGTGCCGTGAGAATCATAGGTCTGCCCGGGAGAAGAGATGAGGTAGAGCCAGGGATGGTGTGCAGTGTGGCCGGCTGGGGGCGCCTGGGTGTGAACACCAGAGGGCCTGCGAAACTGCATGAGGTAGAACTTGAAATCCAGAGAGACTAA
- the LOC141570611 gene encoding duodenase-1-like isoform X4 yields MKHYKTRGELDVPELICTSFLSQGPKESTEENQQSNLGSFPGKMWSFLLLLLLAFLLSPRAEAETGKGTLISGATDLSHLLTQSSSSEDNSITVVLGAHNIRVKESTQQVIPVRTPIPHPKYNSTTRVNDIMLLQGHEDGNRTTVAAVSGPRVH; encoded by the exons ATGAAGCACTACAAAACCAGAGGGGAACTCGACGTCCCTGAGCTGATCTgcacctccttcctctcccagggACCAAAAGAGAGCACGGAGGAAAACCAGCAATCCAATCTGGGCAGCTTTCCTGGGAAGATGTGGTCGTTCCTGCTCCTGCTTCTGTTGGCCTTTCTACTCTCCCCCAGGGCAGAGGCAG AAACCGGGAAGGGAACCCTCATCTCGGGAGCTACAGACTTGAGCCACCTATTAACACAGAGCAGCTCTTCGGAAGACAA CTCAATTACTGTCGTCCTGGGAGCCCACAACATCAGGGTGAAGGAGAGTACCCAGCAGGTCATCCCGGTGAGAACACCCATACCCCACCCAAAATATAACAGTACCACGCGTGTGAACGACATCATGTTACTGCAG GGCCATGAAGATGGCAACCGCACGACTGTCGCTGCAGTCTCGGGACCACGGGTACATTAG